A genomic region of Daphnia carinata strain CSIRO-1 chromosome 5, CSIRO_AGI_Dcar_HiC_V3, whole genome shotgun sequence contains the following coding sequences:
- the LOC130696925 gene encoding UDP-glucosyltransferase 2-like, translating into MVLKVFLFLFLSTELSVSAHRILILSPIATYSHTNFLKPMVEGLVERGHFVTYWNGLITKNQATESFNQTTNLRLLYSPEVHTISSATLVDFSVRKKPNNVIFGLPKRMKRYCKTIYRDPVFHQLMDSQEKYDLIILEAAINECCLPLVYKFDLPFIYIMGSMPLPWHLDAIGSPLAFDHYPQVSTAYADEMNFWQRTYNLVSGLGAIYYWRWIVMPVVDRLAAEMLHIENLPTIEAIERNYLNLLILNTNMGLNYQLATTPVVIQAGGINLRPPKQLPDDLETFVNSSGEAGCITVSFGTFIKNSALPDDARRLFMSTFARLSQCILWKWEDEKMMEHIESIPPNVKLMSWLPQADLLGHPKMRLFITHGGVNSIQEAVYHNVPLIVLPVLVDQPINAIKAVDDGYAIRLDWDNLTEEILFNAIEQILINASYAEKMEKVSELMRDQMETPLDRVIYWIEYVIRHRGAPHLRTSSRKLSLYQRFLLDVMLFFVLIGALAFYVLGRVFRHFNSKVQVQNFDLKKNN; encoded by the exons atggttttgaaggtgtttttatttttattcttgtctACGGAATTGTCCGTGTCAGCTCACCGAATTCTCATTTTGTCCCCAATCGCAACGTACAGTCACACCAACTTCCTCAAACCGATGGTGGAAGGATTGGTGGAACGTGGCCATTTCGTCACCTATTGGAATGGATTGATAACGAAAAATCAGGCAACGGAGTCGTTTAATCAGACAACGAATTTACGTCTACTGTACTCACCGGAAGTGCACACAATCAGCAGCGCAACTCTCGTTGATTTTAGTGTTCGAAAGAAACCCAACAACGTCATATTTGGTCTGCCAAAAAGAATGAAGAGATACTGTAAAACCATCTACCGAGATCCCGTCTTCCATCAGCTCATGGATTCGCAAGAAAAATACGATTTGATCATCTTAGAAGCAGCTATCAATGAATGCTGCCTTCCACTCGTCTATAAATTCGATTTACCTTTCATTTACATCATGGGTTCCATGCCGCTGCCTTGGCACCTAGACGCCATCGGCTCACCACTGGCTTTCGACCATTACCCGCAAGTCAGTACGGCTTATGCAGATGAGATGAATTTTTGGCAGCGAACATACAACCTAGTGTCCGGTCTTGGTGCCATATATTACTGGCGTTGGATCGTCATGCCCGTGGTCGATCGCCTGGCCGCAGAGATGTTGCACATCGAAAACCTGCCAACCATCGAAGCAATTGAGAGAAATTATCTAAACCTTTTGATACTCAACACTAACATGGGCCTTAATTACCAATTGGCGACGACGCCGGTAGTGATCCAAGCTGGCGGTATAAATCTCCGTCCGCCTAAGCAGCTGCCAGACGATTTGGAAACATTCGTGAACAGTTCCGGTGAAGCTGGATGTATCACCGTTAGCTTTGGTACATTCATTAAAAACTCCGCGCTTCCGGATGATGCGCGCCGCCTTTTCATGTCGACATTTGCCCGCCTATCACAATGTATCCTGTGGAAATGGGAAGacgaaaaaatgatggaaCACATCGAATCAATTCCACCCAATGTCAAATTAATGTCGTGGTTACCGCAAGCCGACTTGCTTGGCCATCCGAAAATGCGTCTCTTCATCACGCACGGCGGAGTCAACAGCATCCAAGAGGCCGTGTATCACAACGTCCCATTGATAGTTTTACCCGTTTTGGTCGATCAGCCAATTAACGCCATAAAAGCCGTGGATGACGGCTATGCCATTCGACTCGATTGGGACAATTTGACGGAAGAAATTCTATTCAATGCCATTGAGCAGATCCTCATTAATGCAAG CTATGCGGAGAAGATGGAAAAAGTATCGGAATTAATGCGCGATCAAATGGAAACGCCATTAGATCGCGTCATTTACTGGATTGAATACGTTATCCGCCACAGAGGCGCTCCACATTTGCGGACGTCTTCACGCAAACTTTCTCTATACCAACGTTTTCTCTTGGATGTGATGCTCTTTTTCGTATTAATTGGTGCCTTGGCGTTTTATGTACTTGGTCGTGTCTTCCGCCACTTCAACAGCAAAGTTCAAGTTCAGAACTtcgacctaaaaaaaaacaattaa